Proteins encoded by one window of Primulina huaijiensis isolate GDHJ02 chromosome 1, ASM1229523v2, whole genome shotgun sequence:
- the LOC140983972 gene encoding uncharacterized protein isoform X1, translating into MNRRSGACLRCCLVIFAVVSALCVSGPALYFKFNKGLKFKASSACPPCVCNCAPPQSLLQIAPGLANLSVTDCGKDDPDLKEEMEKQFVDLLSEELKLQETVDEENYRHMNLTLGEARRLASQYQREAEKCNIATETCEGARERAVVLLTKEKKITLLWERRARQLGWEGE; encoded by the exons ATGAACAGAAGATCTGGGGCTTGCTTGCGTTGTTGCTTGGTGATTTTCGCAGTTGTTTCTGCACTATGTGTGTCTGGCCCGGCTCTGTACTTCAAATTCAACAAGGGTTTGAAATTCAAAGCTTCTTCAGCTTGTCCTCCGTGCGTCTGTAATTGCGCCCCGCCTCAATCCCTTCTTCAGATTGCACCTG GGTTGGCTAATCTCTCTGTTACAG ATTGTGGGAAAGATGACCCTGATCTCAAGGAGGAGATGGAGAAGCAATTTGTGGACTTATTATCGGAAGAGCTGAAACTGCAAGAAACAGTTGATGAAGAGAATTACCGACATATGAACCTCACCCTTGGCGAGGCAAGAAGATTGGCTTCTCAATATCAAAGGGAAGCTGAAAAATGCAATATTGCCACAGAAACTTGTGAGGGAGCCCGGGAGCGAGCTGTGGTGCTTCTCACCAAAGAAAAAAAGATAACTTTGCTTTGGGAACGAAGAGCTCGCCAACTTGGCTGGGAAGGTGAGTAA
- the LOC140983972 gene encoding uncharacterized protein isoform X2, protein MNRRSGACLRCCLVIFAVVSALCVSGPALYFKFNKGLKFKASSACPPCVCNCAPPQSLLQIAPDCGKDDPDLKEEMEKQFVDLLSEELKLQETVDEENYRHMNLTLGEARRLASQYQREAEKCNIATETCEGARERAVVLLTKEKKITLLWERRARQLGWEGE, encoded by the exons ATGAACAGAAGATCTGGGGCTTGCTTGCGTTGTTGCTTGGTGATTTTCGCAGTTGTTTCTGCACTATGTGTGTCTGGCCCGGCTCTGTACTTCAAATTCAACAAGGGTTTGAAATTCAAAGCTTCTTCAGCTTGTCCTCCGTGCGTCTGTAATTGCGCCCCGCCTCAATCCCTTCTTCAGATTGCACCTG ATTGTGGGAAAGATGACCCTGATCTCAAGGAGGAGATGGAGAAGCAATTTGTGGACTTATTATCGGAAGAGCTGAAACTGCAAGAAACAGTTGATGAAGAGAATTACCGACATATGAACCTCACCCTTGGCGAGGCAAGAAGATTGGCTTCTCAATATCAAAGGGAAGCTGAAAAATGCAATATTGCCACAGAAACTTGTGAGGGAGCCCGGGAGCGAGCTGTGGTGCTTCTCACCAAAGAAAAAAAGATAACTTTGCTTTGGGAACGAAGAGCTCGCCAACTTGGCTGGGAAGGTGAGTAA